In Vagococcus hydrophili, one DNA window encodes the following:
- the recQ gene encoding DNA helicase RecQ, whose translation MDQVLQLLEEKFGYQSFRKGQETIINNILQGNDCLGIMPTGGGKSICYQLPALVLEGLTVVISPLISLMKDQVDALNDMGIPASYINSTLNYQEIQFRLGQAARGEVKLLYVAPERLETSDFVELLRHVQVSLIAIDEAHCISQWGHDFRPSYINLAQTIRSFSPRPRIVALTATATPEVATDICQLLSIPEENQVVTGFSRDNLAFQVIKDQKDTYLLEFLKMNQGQSGIIYASTRKEVERIHRLLVHNKLKAGMYHGGMSEQVRSKNQEDFAYDRVEVMVATNAFGMGINKSNVRFVVHAQMPGNLESYYQEAGRAGRDGLPSEAILLYSPQDVQIQQFFIEQSEANIEYRQNEYLKLREMNQYSHTESCLQNYILRYFGEVGIDCGRCSNCLDERESVNITIEAQKVFSCVKRMNEKFGKSLVAKVLTGSKDQKIKQWHFDELTTYGLMKDWSQKEVTQLIDYLTAEQYLIPSKGQYPLLSLSGEGINVLLGKKQVFRKQLVVKQLVVDDGLFEKLRELRSDLADEQNLPPYVIFSDKTLHEMIEKQPKTSLDFLQIKGVGQNKLDKYGEAFMKVMREYEKSDEKGV comes from the coding sequence ATGGATCAAGTACTGCAACTTTTAGAAGAAAAATTTGGCTATCAATCCTTTCGAAAAGGTCAAGAAACCATTATAAATAATATACTTCAAGGAAATGACTGTTTAGGAATTATGCCAACAGGTGGTGGGAAATCCATTTGTTATCAACTGCCAGCCTTAGTTTTAGAGGGGTTAACAGTGGTTATTTCCCCTCTAATTTCCTTAATGAAGGATCAAGTAGATGCATTAAATGACATGGGAATTCCTGCTAGCTATATTAATAGCACGCTAAATTATCAAGAGATTCAGTTTCGTTTAGGCCAAGCAGCTAGAGGAGAGGTGAAATTACTTTATGTGGCTCCAGAGCGTCTTGAAACTTCTGATTTTGTTGAGTTATTAAGACATGTTCAAGTCTCATTAATCGCGATAGATGAAGCTCACTGTATCTCTCAATGGGGGCATGATTTTAGACCAAGTTATATTAATTTAGCTCAAACCATTCGTTCTTTTTCACCACGCCCAAGAATTGTGGCATTAACGGCAACAGCCACACCGGAAGTGGCGACTGATATTTGTCAATTATTGTCAATTCCAGAAGAAAATCAAGTAGTTACAGGATTTTCCAGAGACAATCTAGCCTTTCAAGTGATTAAGGATCAAAAGGACACTTACTTATTAGAGTTTCTAAAAATGAATCAAGGTCAATCAGGAATTATTTACGCTAGTACAAGGAAAGAAGTGGAAAGAATTCACCGCTTACTGGTTCATAATAAGCTTAAGGCTGGTATGTATCATGGTGGAATGTCTGAACAAGTCAGATCTAAAAACCAAGAGGATTTTGCTTATGACCGAGTAGAAGTGATGGTGGCAACTAACGCCTTTGGTATGGGAATTAATAAAAGTAATGTTCGCTTTGTAGTGCACGCTCAAATGCCTGGTAATTTAGAATCATACTACCAAGAGGCAGGGAGAGCTGGACGTGATGGCTTACCAAGTGAGGCAATTTTATTATACAGTCCTCAAGATGTTCAAATTCAACAATTTTTTATTGAACAATCAGAAGCTAATATAGAATATCGTCAAAATGAATACTTGAAATTAAGAGAAATGAATCAATATTCTCATACGGAAAGCTGTTTGCAAAACTATATTTTACGCTACTTTGGTGAAGTTGGAATAGATTGCGGACGTTGTAGTAATTGTTTAGACGAGCGTGAATCAGTGAATATCACAATTGAAGCGCAAAAAGTCTTTTCTTGTGTGAAACGGATGAATGAAAAGTTCGGAAAATCATTAGTAGCTAAAGTTTTAACTGGTTCAAAAGATCAAAAAATCAAACAGTGGCATTTTGATGAGCTGACAACTTACGGTTTAATGAAAGACTGGTCACAAAAAGAAGTTACTCAATTGATTGATTACTTAACAGCTGAGCAGTACTTAATTCCGTCAAAAGGACAATATCCTTTACTATCTCTTTCAGGGGAAGGAATTAATGTGTTACTAGGAAAGAAACAAGTCTTTAGAAAACAATTAGTGGTTAAACAATTAGTAGTAGATGATGGTTTATTTGAAAAACTAAGAGAGTTACGTTCTGACTTAGCAGACGAACAAAACTTACCACCTTATGTCATTTTCTCTGATAAAACACTTCATGAGATGATCGAAAAACAACCGAAAACCTCTCTAGATTTCCTTCAAATCAAAGGAGTCGGTCAAAATAAACTAGACAAATACGGCGAAGCGTTTATGAAAGTAATGAGAGAATATGAAAAGAGTGATGAAAAAGGCGTTTAG
- a CDS encoding trimeric intracellular cation channel family protein, whose protein sequence is MGMDVLEVTSIIGTIAFSLSGAIVAMEEDYDILGITVLGFVTAFGGGVLRNVILDLPMSVFWSQTNLFYVSFATILLVYLFPKKFTSWKKMEIISDAIGLAAFSIQGALYGLDINTHIGPVIVAAILTGTGGGVIRDLLAGKKPNVLSAEIYGSWSILIAVVIYFFVPTKPLFYMLIIGLTVVFRLIGLLYNWNLPKATAFVKNELPQITPQQIIEKEQDY, encoded by the coding sequence ATTGGGATGGATGTTTTAGAAGTTACAAGTATTATTGGAACCATTGCATTTTCACTATCTGGAGCAATCGTTGCTATGGAAGAAGATTATGATATATTAGGCATAACTGTTTTGGGTTTTGTCACCGCATTTGGTGGCGGGGTATTAAGAAATGTTATCTTAGACTTACCCATGTCAGTTTTTTGGAGTCAAACGAATCTTTTCTATGTATCTTTTGCGACGATTTTATTAGTCTATTTGTTTCCAAAGAAATTTACCTCATGGAAAAAAATGGAAATTATCTCTGATGCGATTGGGCTAGCGGCTTTTAGCATTCAAGGAGCTTTATATGGCTTAGATATTAATACACACATTGGTCCTGTCATTGTTGCAGCAATTTTAACAGGAACAGGTGGTGGGGTGATTCGTGACCTTCTGGCTGGTAAAAAACCAAATGTGTTAAGTGCTGAAATTTATGGGAGTTGGTCGATTTTAATCGCAGTGGTGATCTATTTCTTCGTTCCAACGAAACCTTTATTTTATATGTTGATTATTGGTTTAACGGTTGTGTTTAGATTAATCGGCTTACTTTACAACTGGAACTTGCCGAAAGCAACGGCCTTTGTAAAAAATGAATTACCTCAAATCACCCCACAGCAAATAATAGAAAAAGAACAAGATTATTAA
- a CDS encoding YwbE family protein produces the protein MNGKNRSQIKIGQLVDIVLKKDQRSGKLTRGHVKRILTNSANHPHGIKVMLVEEDQVGRVQGIIE, from the coding sequence ATGAACGGTAAAAATAGAAGTCAAATCAAGATTGGGCAGTTAGTTGATATTGTCTTAAAAAAAGATCAACGTAGTGGTAAATTAACGAGAGGTCACGTTAAAAGAATTTTAACCAACAGCGCAAATCATCCTCACGGCATTAAAGTGATGTTAGTTGAAGAGGATCAAGTTGGACGTGTCCAAGGGATTATTGAGTAA
- a CDS encoding AMP-binding protein, producing MIFPNNTYQELNLYSNFAEAAERFPNVPIYFDDTLIGFPDLALETTYQDAKTSIIAQASRLKQLGIKKGDKVVIYKSPMFDTYLLAVAVSFLGAVPVMISFHFPAPIMTIMCDRLENPWMIFDQVTASKAPHITSIPSNQLIELEKLVTLEVNETPEQEFLPIDDISYMTHTSGTTGVPKLIAHSAQSMGWRTKWQKNIFDLMKQDELVAFHISPVHSRFNIGISSLMSKGFPMLWIGSSELENVDRTLTKFKPVALETHPNNFVQWSHLAKEKPELFASFNYFHSTFDAINKGTMEIFLNASSGERPVFMQVYGQSECGPMIMRFHTKESIETLDARNMGVGMPELTEVRIVDENAQVVPENTTGNIQMLSKGRALTYYKEDARFTENTYDLWWDSGDFGYKDENGDLFLLDRQVDLIRDVESTLKIEDLLLDKLDFLNEVVIVRGKDDIAQPIVSVVDNEDMDWERWWHAISDFPLLSKPLIWDYNDIPRTATMKVQRLKIEEDLKNQSDEKGA from the coding sequence ATGATTTTTCCAAACAATACGTATCAAGAGTTAAATCTCTATTCAAATTTTGCAGAGGCTGCTGAGAGATTCCCTAATGTTCCCATCTATTTTGATGACACATTAATCGGATTTCCAGATTTAGCTTTAGAAACGACTTATCAAGACGCTAAAACAAGCATTATCGCCCAAGCATCTCGCTTAAAACAACTTGGTATTAAAAAGGGGGATAAAGTGGTTATCTATAAATCTCCCATGTTTGATACTTATTTACTAGCTGTGGCCGTGAGCTTCCTTGGGGCAGTTCCTGTGATGATTTCCTTTCACTTTCCAGCGCCAATTATGACGATTATGTGTGACCGTCTGGAAAACCCTTGGATGATTTTTGATCAAGTGACCGCATCAAAAGCACCTCACATTACAAGTATTCCATCTAATCAATTAATTGAATTAGAAAAACTTGTCACTCTAGAAGTGAATGAGACCCCTGAACAAGAATTTTTACCAATCGATGACATTTCTTACATGACTCATACTTCGGGTACAACAGGCGTTCCTAAATTAATCGCTCATTCTGCCCAATCAATGGGTTGGCGAACTAAGTGGCAAAAAAATATTTTTGATTTGATGAAACAAGATGAACTCGTTGCTTTCCATATCTCACCCGTTCACTCTCGTTTTAATATTGGGATTTCTTCTCTAATGTCGAAAGGTTTTCCTATGCTATGGATTGGTAGCAGTGAACTAGAGAATGTTGACCGAACCTTAACAAAATTTAAACCTGTTGCTTTAGAGACTCATCCAAATAATTTTGTTCAGTGGAGTCATTTAGCTAAGGAAAAACCTGAACTATTTGCTAGTTTTAATTATTTCCATTCAACTTTTGATGCGATTAATAAAGGGACGATGGAGATTTTCTTAAATGCTTCAAGTGGTGAGCGACCTGTATTCATGCAAGTATACGGTCAAAGTGAATGTGGTCCCATGATTATGAGATTCCACACGAAAGAATCGATTGAAACATTGGATGCTCGTAATATGGGTGTTGGTATGCCTGAATTAACAGAAGTTCGAATTGTTGATGAGAATGCTCAGGTTGTCCCAGAAAACACAACTGGTAACATTCAAATGTTGTCTAAAGGACGTGCCCTAACTTATTATAAAGAAGATGCTCGATTCACTGAAAACACTTATGATTTATGGTGGGATAGTGGTGATTTTGGTTACAAAGATGAAAACGGTGATTTATTCTTACTCGATCGTCAAGTTGATTTAATCCGTGACGTGGAAAGTACCCTAAAGATCGAAGACTTACTCTTAGATAAACTAGATTTTCTAAATGAAGTCGTGATTGTTCGTGGAAAAGACGATATCGCTCAACCGATTGTTTCTGTTGTAGATAATGAAGACATGGACTGGGAACGTTGGTGGCACGCTATATCTGATTTCCCACTTCTAAGTAAACCACTTATTTGGGATTATAATGATATTCCAAGAACTGCAACGATGAAAGTTCAGCGATTGAAGATTGAAGAAGATTTGAAAAATCAGAGTGATGAAAAAGGCGCCTAG
- a CDS encoding YaiI/YqxD family protein: MRFVIDGDGSPVKNEVIKLAEIFNLPVLIVTSVDHFTNKEYPAFVSFIYVDKGADGADYRIVKEIQEDDVVITQDYGLASLLLGKKVRVFHHSGKEYLPETIDTLLTQRYIGGQMRKAGKRTKGPKAFTQEDRNKFVEVMKEVIAKKTKTD, encoded by the coding sequence ATGAGATTTGTGATTGATGGAGATGGTTCTCCTGTAAAAAATGAAGTCATTAAACTAGCTGAGATATTTAATCTACCTGTACTGATTGTGACGAGTGTGGATCATTTTACAAATAAGGAGTATCCAGCGTTTGTCAGTTTTATTTATGTCGATAAAGGTGCTGACGGGGCAGATTACCGAATTGTTAAAGAGATTCAGGAAGATGACGTGGTTATTACTCAAGACTATGGATTAGCTTCATTGTTATTAGGTAAAAAGGTTCGTGTTTTTCATCATAGTGGGAAAGAATATTTACCAGAAACCATCGATACTTTATTAACTCAGCGCTACATCGGTGGACAAATGAGAAAAGCGGGAAAGCGGACGAAAGGTCCTAAAGCTTTTACTCAAGAGGATAGAAATAAATTTGTTGAAGTGATGAAAGAGGTTATAGCTAAAAAAACCAAAACTGATTAG
- a CDS encoding DUF1456 family protein gives MNHNDRLKRLRYALDIRDVDVVEIFKLGGAVVSKEEFLSMLTMVDEETYETEISDELFERFLNGLVTSQRGAREGVEPVFELRQRNANNILLKKIKIALSLTTDDMIEIFEDGDIKMSKSELGSFLRKEGHRNYKQCLDNYTKHFLLGLVPRFR, from the coding sequence ATGAATCATAATGATCGCTTGAAACGCTTAAGATATGCGTTAGATATAAGAGATGTAGATGTTGTTGAAATATTTAAATTAGGTGGGGCAGTTGTCTCTAAGGAAGAATTTTTATCTATGTTAACAATGGTGGATGAAGAGACTTACGAAACTGAGATTTCTGATGAATTATTTGAGAGATTTTTAAATGGGTTAGTGACTTCTCAACGTGGTGCTAGAGAAGGCGTTGAACCAGTTTTTGAATTGCGTCAAAGAAATGCGAATAATATTTTGCTTAAGAAAATTAAAATAGCTCTTTCGCTGACAACGGATGATATGATTGAAATTTTTGAAGATGGCGATATTAAAATGTCTAAAAGTGAACTAGGATCATTTTTACGTAAAGAAGGACATCGTAACTACAAACAGTGCTTAGATAATTATACGAAACACTTTTTACTAGGTTTAGTTCCACGTTTCCGTTAA
- a CDS encoding helix-turn-helix transcriptional regulator: MKSYLNLSKSDQQLLTSYSLTLKALSNFLGHNHEIILYSLENIEKSALVVINGHLSNTKKNDPISDLALKKLKDLEKNSDSMVMPFFEKNEIGSILKSSTIPIFGENNRVIGLICINLPLEIPLIDFLSDLMPPIQQKDKETNIDIKNSETFSESIDELITISLNKMKQSVHNNPEISSLNENKEIVVGLYDQGIFNLKDAVLIIAKKLGISKNTVYLHIRNHKSDNF; the protein is encoded by the coding sequence ATGAAATCCTATCTGAATTTAAGTAAATCGGATCAACAACTTTTAACATCCTATTCCTTAACGCTTAAAGCTCTTAGCAACTTTTTAGGACATAATCATGAAATAATTTTATACAGCCTTGAGAATATTGAAAAATCTGCTTTAGTAGTGATTAATGGACACCTCAGTAACACAAAAAAGAATGATCCAATTTCAGACTTAGCTTTAAAAAAATTAAAAGATTTAGAAAAAAATAGTGATTCTATGGTCATGCCCTTTTTTGAGAAAAACGAAATTGGCTCTATTCTAAAATCCAGTACTATCCCAATTTTTGGAGAAAATAATCGAGTGATTGGCTTGATTTGCATTAATTTGCCTTTAGAAATTCCTCTTATTGATTTTCTAAGTGATTTAATGCCACCTATTCAACAAAAAGATAAAGAGACAAACATCGACATCAAAAACTCCGAAACTTTCTCTGAAAGTATTGATGAACTTATTACGATTTCACTCAATAAAATGAAACAGTCTGTTCACAATAATCCAGAGATATCGAGTTTAAATGAAAACAAAGAAATAGTGGTTGGTTTGTACGATCAAGGAATATTTAATTTAAAAGATGCTGTGCTAATTATCGCTAAAAAACTAGGTATCTCTAAGAACACCGTCTATCTCCATATTAGAAATCATAAGAGTGATAATTTTTGA